A region from the Oryzias latipes chromosome 20, ASM223467v1 genome encodes:
- the colec12 gene encoding collectin-12: MKDDFADEEEVQSFGYKRFGIQEGTQCTKCKNEWALKASIALLYVLCTLLTIAVAVLGYKVVQKVDTVSEGIATNGGKIIAVESDLKKLDDQTGEKSENTTTEIQVFKRNIWAVQRQLSDVEKRIDSDQVKLNQLQNVGSDIQSSQGSIQGLLNSNTAALHSVNNTLQSYGSVIKGLQEDTARLQRELQQQVKFQSQALFSISNLNFTQAQQRGLLTSLQRSLDDTSIAIQRMHNDFHSLEQTARQAHADADWLRSKVENLQVMANNVSTLTKANNDSLEDVGAQLAIMASQLQNTSSIADIHDQTLREIMEHQRDFNNLTSAKFDQLEVRLDESEQSIDRVTGNISFTTQLLGSINLNLNDLRTCSETVGRHSDLLQNLNSSVMDVRTDAASLKSQQEELASRLDKEVTSLSMVMEEMKLVDTKHSQLITNFTILQGPPGPRGSRGDRGPQGPPGQTGSKGEKGEKGAPGIRGPRGEQGSPGTPGIPGLRGLPGVPGSPGSKGPRGSGGRAGPPGTKGEPGSAGLPGRDGLPGPIGPQGPPGIRGPTGPPGEQGPRGLPGPVGSPGAAGPPGPPGQPGLPIHAPGLPFEPVSLQDDVMAPTLWAPGCPAEWMNYRNMCYYFSKDMLSFDDAKAACQSKSASLAIINDLEEQKWLKKRTLGKGYFWMALTDREEENVWRWLDGTEPAFTNWKPGQPDNWGHSHEAGEDCAGLIHEGLWNDFFCEDHISYICEKQTETSRPTGP, from the exons GGATCCAGGAAGGAACCCAGTGCACCAAGTGTAAGAACGAATGGGCGCTGAAGGCTTCCATAGCTCTCCTGTATGTGCTGTGTACTCTCCTCACCATCGCTGTTGCAGTACTGGGATATAAAG TTGTGCAAAAAGTCGACACTGTTTCTGAAGGTATCGCCACCAATGGAGGAAAAATAATTGCTGTTGAAAGCGATTTAAAAAAGCTAG atGATCAAACAGGGGAAAAGTCAGAAAACACAACTACAGAGATCCAGGTTTTTAAGAGAAACATCTGGGCTGTTCAGAGGCAGCTGTCTGATGTGGAGAAACGCATCGACAGCGATCAAGTTAAGCTGAATCAGCTGCAGAACGTTGGCTCAGACATCCAGAGCAGCCAGGGTTCCATTCAAGGACTACTAAACAGCAACACAGCAGCACTGCACTCTGTAAACAACACCCTGCAGTCTTATGGCAGTGTCATCAAGGGTCTGCAGGAGGACACAGCAAGGCTGCAGCGGGAGCTCCAACAGCAGGTCAAATTCCAAAGCCAGGCACTGTTCAGCATCAGCAACCTTAATTTCACTCAGGCCCAACAGAGAGGCCTCCTCACCTCTCTGCAGCGTTCACTGGATGACACCAGCATTGCTATCCAGAGAATGCATAACGACTTCCACAGCCTGGAGCAGACGGCCCGACAGGCACACGCTGATGCTGACTGGCTTCGGAGCAAGGTGGAAAACCTGCAAGTCATGGCCAACAACGTCTCAACTTTGACTAAAGCCAACAATGACAGCTTGGAGGATGTGGGGGCACAGCTTGCCATCATGGCAAGCCAGCTGCAGAACACCAGCAGCATAGCAGATATCCATGATCAGACCCTGAGGGAAATCATGGAGCACCAGAGGGACTTCAACAACCTCACATCTGCAAAGTTTGACCAGCTGGAAGTGAGGCTGGATGAGTCAGAGCAGAGCATAGACCGTGTGACTGGCAACATCAGCTTCACCACACAGCTTCTGGGGTCCATCAACCTGAACCTCAATGACCTGCGCACTTGTTCGGAGACAGTCGGGCGCCACTCTGACTTACTGCAGAACCTCAACAGCAGCGTTATGGACGTGAGGACAGATGCTGCCAGTCTCAAGTCTCAGCAGGAAGAGCTGGCATCAAGGCTAGACAAGGAGGTCACCAGCCTTTCCATGGTCATGGAAGAGATGAAGCTGGTTGATACCAAGCACTCGCAACTAATAACCAACTTTACTATTTTACAAG GCCCACCTGGTCCCAGAGGGTCAAGAGGGGATAGAGGACCTCAAGGACCACCTGGTCAGACAGGTTCAAAGGGAGAGAAGGGAGAAAAGGGAGCTCCAGGAATAAGAGGACCAAGAGGAGAACAGGGTAGTCCAGGAACGCCAGGAATTCCAGGGTTGAGAGGCCTGCCTGGTGTACCAGGTAGCCCTGGATCAAAGGGCCCTCGAGGGTCAGGAGGCAGGGCTGGACCTCCAGGAACTAAAGGAGAGCCAGGCTCCGCTGGTCTGCCCGGAAGAGATGGGCTGCCTGGTCCAATCGGGCCTCAGGGGCCACCAGGTATTCGTGGTCCAACTGGACCACCTGGAGAACAAGGACCAAGAGGACTGCCAGGCCCAGTGGGGTCCCCTGGTGCAGCAGGACCACCGGGACCACCTGGACAACCAGGACTTCCAATTCATGCTCCAGGACTTCCATTTGAACCTGTGTCTCTCCAGGACGATGTAATGGCTCCCACACTGTGGGCACCAG GGTGTCCTGCCGAGTGGATGAACTACAGAAACATGTGCTACTATTTCTCCAAAGATATGCTCAGCTTTGATGATGCAAAAGCAGCGTGTCAGTCAAAATCTGCATCTTTAGCGATCATCAATGACTTGGAGGAACAG AAATGGTTGAAGAAGCGAACGCTTGGAAAAGGTTATTTCTGGATGGCTCTGACagacagggaggaggagaacgtgTGGCGCTGGCTGGACGGGACTGAGCCGGCTTTTAC AAACTGGAAACCCGGGCAACCTGACAATTGGGGCCACAGCCACGAAGCAGGAGAGGACTGTGCTGGCCTCATCCACGAAGGCTTGTGGAACGATTTCTTCTGTGAAGATCACATTAGCTACATCTGTGAGAAGCAAACAGAGACCT CAAGACCTACTGGACCATGA